The following coding sequences lie in one Miscanthus floridulus cultivar M001 chromosome 9, ASM1932011v1, whole genome shotgun sequence genomic window:
- the LOC136483799 gene encoding disease resistance protein Pik-2-like isoform X2 gives MELAVAALGSLLPKLATLLTDEYKLQKGVRGEIRFLKAEMESMQAALDRVSKLPPQQIDDLHNIWVRDLKELSYDIEDSVDSFMLRVDAPGCAKPKSFRRFFDRTIGLLTKARLGIISPMTSKTSGAASKRLLVGEKGNRFPEVAVQPENTEMDPRLPALYEDVKNLVGIEGSAEKLTALLMQGEGAQKQQLMVVSIVGVGGLGKTTLANSVYQRIRGEFQSQAFVSVSLKPDIKKIFSSILRQVSGGEYPNAEAWSHTELIDTIRQILEKKRYIIVIDDVWGESAWTQIKCALTENSLGSRVIVTTRKADVAKFSCSSIDGYTV, from the exons ATGGAGCTCGCCGTGGCGGCCCTGGGCAGCCTCCTCCCCAAGCTTGCCACACTCCTCACAGATGAGTACAAGCTGCAGAAGGGAGTCAGGGGGGAGATCAGGTTCCTGAAAGCTGAAATGGAGAGCATGCAGGCTGCTCTCGACAGGGTGTCCAAGCTGCCGCCTCAACAGATCGATGATCTTCACAACATTTGGGTGAGGGACTTGAAGGAGCTGTCCTATGACATTGAGGACAGTGTTGACTCTTTCATGCTCCGAGTCGATGCCCCTGGTTGTGCCAAGCCAAAGAGCTTCAGAAGGTTCTTTGACAGGACCATCGGCCTATTGACAAAAGCCAGGCTCGGCATCATATCGCCGATGACATCCAAGACATCAGGAGCCGCATCCAAGAGGTTGCTGGTAGGCGAGAAAGGTAACAGATTTCCAGAAGTTGCAGTGCAGCCAGAGAATACAGAAATGGATCCTCGGTTGCCTGCTCTCTACGAAGATGTAAAGAACCTGGTTGGTATTGAAGGCTCTGCAGAGAAGCTCACTGCTTTGCTAATGCAAGGGGAGGGTGCACAAAAACAGCAGCTAATGGTTGTCTCTATTGTCGGAGTTGGAGGCCTTGGGAAAACAACTCTTGCAAATTCGGTGTATCAAAGAATCAGAGGAGAATTTCAGTCTCAAGCTTTTGTTTCAGTCTCCCTTAAGCCAGATATAAAGAAGATCTTCAGCAGCATACTACGGCAGGTTAGTGGAGGAGAGTACCCCAATGCTGAAGCATGGAGTCATACTGAGCTTATAGATACAATCAGACAAATACTTGAGAAAAAGAG GTACATTATTGTAATTGATGATGTATGGGGAGAGTCTGCATGGACACAGATAAAATGTGCTCTAACTGAAAACAGTCTTGGTAGCAGAGTCATTGTAACAACCCGGAAAGCTGATGTGGCAAAATTTTCTTGCTCGTCCATTGATGGTTACACTGTGTGA
- the LOC136483799 gene encoding disease resistance protein RGA5-like isoform X1, which translates to MWQNFLARPLMVTLCELDPLSYEDSKKLLCKRVLNENEEMHSELEDVSRKILEKCGGIPLAIITTASLLASRPNKTKYEWYTVYNSMGSGLHKDKSLKNMRGILYLSYSDLPSYLKPCLLYLSMFPEDYEILSDDLVRLWIAEGFIDEKQGSNLYDLGERYFIELVNRSMIQPLYNEDGSPRACRVHDMILDLIISLSSQENFVTILEGPCHISSACNIRRLSLRGSKSNSKEEQMIFPATVNISHVRSVVAFDDAVQWVPPMSRFPVLRVLAFKSQSRNNIHPKDLGSLQHLRYLELGGDLKTELLEGIGNLKLLRTLDLWGGFKGELPASISQLRQLENLITGSNWVKFPDGTGNLISLHELSCLSLDESPNTLAELGNLTKLRVLTVGGLDKNQSYVKTFLQALSNLVNLRTLVFIGGETCSLDYMPDQWMGPARLQSFHGDFVTFSQVPWWFSSLSELSSLSMRVNQLRQEDLKLLGALPVLRFLDLKVDPYGTTTEEQLVVGADHPFRSLAEFKFTHYTRCWLEFARGVMPKLQRLELSFEARRREGGGFDIGLENLASLTHVTVKVNCVGARMKEVEDVEYKVRDALDMHPNHPTLELSRLCEWLMIKDEDKDGHEVLEESDEDWEYMIKDENKDGQEESEES; encoded by the exons ATGTGGCAAAATTTTCTTGCTCGTCCATTGATGGTTACACTGTGTGAACTAGATCCCCTCTCTTATGAGGACTCAAAAAAGCTGCTGTGTAAAAGGGTACTCAATGAAAATGAGGAAATGCATTCCGAATTAGAGGATGTATCACGGAAAATTTTGGAGAAATGTGGTGGTATACCGTTAGCTATCATTACTACAGCTAGTTTGTTGGCTAGTAGGCCAAACAAAACAAAGTATGAATGGTATACTGTATACAATTCAATGGGTTCTGGACTTCATAAGGACAAGAGCCTTAAGAACATGAGAGGGATCTTGTATCTTAGTTATTCTGATCTGCCCTCCTATCTAAAGCCGTGTTTACTGTATCTAAGCATGTTCCCTGAGGATTATGAGATTCTAAGTGATGATTTGGTTAGGCTTTGGATAGCAGAAGGTTTCATCGATGAAAAACAGGGGAGTAATTTGTATGATCTTGGAGAGAGGTACTTCATTGAGCTCGTCAACAGAAGCATGATTCAACCACTATATAATGAGGATGGTAGTCCAAGAGCTTGTCGAGTACATGATATGATACTTGATCTCATTATTTCCCTCTCATCTCAAGAAAATTTTGTCACCATACTAGAAGGTCCGTGCCACATATCTTCAGCATGCAATATTCGACGATTATCTCTGCGAGGCAGCAAGAGCAATAGCAAGGAAGAACAAATGATTTTCCCAGCAACAGTGAACATATCCCATGTCAGGTCAGTCGTTGCTTTTGATGATGCCGTTCAGTGGGTGCCACCTATGTCAAGGTTTCCAGTTCTCCGTGTTTTGGCTTTCAAAAGTCAGTCCAGAAACAATATCCACCCAAAGGATCTAGGAAGTCTGCAGCACTTGAGATACCTTGAACTAGGAGGTGATCTCAAAACAGAGCTTCTAGAAGGAATTGGGAACCTAAAGCTTCTCAGGACATTGGATCTTTGGGGCGGATTCAAAGGAGAATTGCCAGCTAGCATTAGTCAGCTACGACAACTTGAAAATCTGATAACTGGTAGTAATTGGGTGAAATTTCCAGATGGAACTGGGAATCTAATATCCTTACACGAGCTGTCATGTCTATCTCTGGACGAATCACCAAATACTTTGGCTGAACTTGGTAACCTTACTAAACTCCGAGTGCTGACAGTAGGTGGCTTAGATAAAAACCAGAGTTACGTGAAGACATTTCTACAGGCCTTATCCAATCTAGTCAACCTTCGCACACTAGTTTTTATTGGAGGCGAAACATGCTCCCTAGATTACATGCCAGATCAATGGATGGGCCCTGCACGTCTCCAAAGCTTTCATGGGGATTTTGTAACCTTTTCCCAGGTGCCCTGGTGGTTTTCCTCCCTCTCTGAACTCTCCAGCTTGTCCATGCGGGTCAATCAACTAAGACAGGAGGATCTCAAACTGCTTGGAGCTTTGCCAGTGCTACGTTTTCTTGATCTAAAAGTAGATCCCTATGGCACCACCACCGAAGAACAGTTGGTGGTTGGTGCTGATCACCCTTTCCGCTCTCTAGCAGAGTTTAAGTTTACGCACTACACAAGATGTTGGCTGGAGTTTGCTCGAGGAGTGATGCCAAAGCTTCAAAGGCTTGAGTTATCCTTTGAAGCACGGAGGAGGGAAGGTGGTGGTTTTGATATTGGCTTGGAGAACCTTGCTTCACTTACACACGTCACCGTCAAGGTTAACTGTGTCGGTGCCCGGATGAAGGAGGTGGAGGATGTCGAGTACAAGGTCAGGGATGCACTCGACATGCATCCGAACCATCCAACGCTCGAGCTTTCAAGACTTTGTGAATGGCTAATGATAAAGGATGAGGACAAAGATGGTCACGAGGTGTTAGAGGAAAG TGATGAAGACTGGGAGTATATGATAAAGGACGAGAACAAAGATGGTCAGGAGGAGTCCGAGGAAAG TTAA